The window CCATAAAAGTGAAGCAAATTTTGAGGGTTACCGTTTTATTTACCCTAATTTTTTTAGGCTACATATTCTGCTTCATCTTGGTATATATCCTATCCTATCTTTTCCTAGCTGatatttttgtattctttttcttttttatgtttcttagaaTTGAGTTCTCGACTAGGGAATAGGACCTTTGGACTGGAGAGCATAGAAACCACAAGTGATAGACCAACATAAGAAgtcaaatttttatattgagTGTGCagtttctttttgtcttttcccATTTGGTTCTGCTTGTGGTTGGTTTATAGGAATATATATTGATAGATTATTAAGCTTTGAAGTGGATCTTCTGTGATATCCTACATAATTAACCTTGATGCCTCTGGGAAGATAGGTACCATCTGGATACTATACTCCCAAAGGAAGTCCTCATCTACTGAAATGAGTAGAACTAAAGCTTTATTTGATTgccaagaaaatggaagaaaagaaggaaaaatgggggaaaaaaaatttttaacatGGTCTTCCCTGCAAGCAACAAGAGTTTTATAGTTCCTTTCAGAAGTGTAGGTGTGATAAGGGGCCAAATGATGTTTCACCCGTGCACTTACTGGAAATAGAAGTGACAGTTTTATCAGATAAATGGCAGTGGATTCTTAAAGAAGAAATATATGATGTCAAGAAAAGAgtagaaatgatttttcttccttttttccccAGATGTAGGCTTTTGGTAGAAAATCATAGTAACAGAGAAAAGAAAGCATATGGCACCACATTCAACAAAAGTTCCTTTCAAGGTAATAAACCTCAGAACACTGGAAAATAGGTTATCACAACTAATGGGAAAGATGAgggaagttaaaagaaaaactcaTAGGCAGTCGAAAATGAAGGAAATCTCTGGGTGAACTTAATTACTTGGATAATCTGTGGTGATTTGGAAGCAATGAAGCAATGACTAAACCTAAAGTGAAATCTCAGGCAACTAGACAACAGATATTTCTTAAGAAGGCGAAAAGCAAGGCCATTGTTGACTGTGTGGATGAGCATTGACAAAGAGAAGTTGACAGAGTTTTTGATGTGGGGGCATGGCCTGTCTAGGCCCTTTCTTTGGACTACTTCTCTTGTGGAGGGGGGGACCTCATCCCTGTCCAAGCTCCAAAACAAGCTGAATCAAGGTTCATTGCATTTAGCATCTCTCTTTTGGATTGCATAAACAATACTTTAGATTTAGAAGATTGACTAGGCTAtcgaaaaaaacaaaaacaaaaaaacactaCATAGATATTCTGATGTCTATTGATCTTCTAACAAGGTTGATACTCTGCAATTATCACTCTTTATCTTtgtattgatttgattttttttactataatgGGAATGGAGAGCAACCAATATTGTCATATTGGATCTCCCTTTTGACTGACACAAGAGTATGGACCCAGTGAAGAACACTCAAACCTTGGGAAACAACACTTGTCTGGTAAGGCATGTGGGGAAGGAGAGGGAGGCATGGCCTGCTATTCTGTGTCTCCTTTTGCCATGCAATATAGGGCCTACATATGGGGTGTGTGTGGGTGTGGACTAGGTTGCTTTCTCTCCTTCACGTTAGGCTCCTAAACTGCTGAAAAACTTTATACAGAATTTTAGGTCGGtttgaaaagagaagaaaaataagattccCGCTTGGCCTCCCTTCAACTTTGCTCACTTTCATGAATACTTTTCATTATCTATTTCttcaaaaaggggaaaaaaaaattgattcttttcttAGGAAAGGAAACAGAAACAAaggggagaaaagaaaaacaaagcaagagGCAAATAAACCCATTGATGTTTCTAAAACTGTACATAGAACCCAATATGACGAGCCAAAGCCAACAATGATGCCACCTAAAGCTTCCTCCTCTCATTTCCCAGAGTAGACAGGGAAATTAATTActgataaaattaattactgATAAccttaaaaaaggaaaaggaaagaatatTCAGCTCTGGTTTGAAGACCCTTTTATCAGAGGTTGAGAAGTTTTTCCCCATTCTTCAGGTGGGCTCTTCACCTCCATCAGCAGTGCCACCACTTCCTTCATGGTGGGCCGTTCCACTGGCGAAGAGTTCACGCAGAACATTGCTATCCCGAGTGTTTGAAGCATCTCTTGTATCATCTGGTCTGGTAATCCTTGGAGCTTTGAATCAAGTACTGATGCAGCTGGTTCAAAGCtgcccattttctttttcacccACTCAACTATGTGTAGCCCGCCCCCAGCCTGGGGCTCAACCGCACTGCGCCCGCTTAGTATCTCCAGCAAAACCACTCCATAACTGTAAACATCGCTCTTTTCTGTTATGTTCATCGTGTATCCATACTCTGCAATCATTATAAAAGAAGTTTGAGACTTAGAACAAAGATTTCCATGCTAAGATGAACCACTGAAACTGCATAAAATGAATCAAGAATGCCGGTTCCCTTGGCAATGGAGATTAAAAGAAACTGAAATGTTATTAAGCTTAAAGAATAAATGGCTCAAGTAATAACAACAGGCACCTATGAGAAGCAATTCAGTTAACCATGCAAATTATGAACATAAAATGGTAAAATGCAGAAGAAGAGGCAATGCTTGGTTATAATTGCTTGCCTGGGGCAATATACCCATAAGACCCGGCTACTCTGGAAATCGCCTGGTGGTAATTTGGAGAGATCATCAGCTTTGCCAGTCCAAAATCTGCAAGATATGCTTCATACTTGGAGTCCAGAAGTATGTTATTGCACTTCACATCTCTGTGGAGTATTGTAGGTAAACAATCATGGTGAAGATAAGCAAGACCTTGTGCTGACCCAACTGCAATCTTGTACCTAATTTCCCAATCCAAGTTCCTATTCCCCTGCAGCAGCTGTTGCAGATTCCCATTGGAAATGTAGTTATAGAGAAGGAGCTTAACACACTTGTTGGAACAGTAACCTAGGAGCTTCACAATGTTCCGATGTCGAATGTGTCCAAGAATTTGAATTTCTGAGGCAAAAGAGTCCACTGGGTCTCCATCCTTCATCGTTTTCCAAAGCTTTTTCACTGCAATCAACTCCCCATTGGGCATTTCTGCCTTGTACACCACCCCAGAACACCCTTTTCCAATCACATTTTCATCTTTCAGGCAATCCAGGATGTTGTCAATTGTGAAATTTAGCTTTTGAAATGGAATGAATGTCCAAGGATATGAGAAATCTTCAGCCCCTGATGAGGAAGCTGATGTGCCTGAGGACTTCTCTACCATATACTTGTGATTCCTTGTTACTAGAATCCATGATGCAATAACTGACATGATCACAGAAGCCAGAATAACACAGATCAAAGCTGCAGTTTTAGCTGATTTCATCCCATTTCTTCGAGCCAGACCTGAAGAACAAGTATACCCGTCCACTGACTGACAAAGCCTAGGATTCTCAAGGTATGAGGTTGAAGATAGAGTTCTGAAGAATGTTGTTACAGGGATAGGACCTGAGAAGTTGTTGTAGGAGATATTGAGGGAAGTTAGACTTGTAAGCAACCCCAAAACTCCAATCTTTCCATAAAGCATATTCTGAGAAAGATCAAGCGATTGCAGCTGCGTCAAACCGGACATTGTCTCAGGGAGTTCTCCTGTAAACCCGTTGGAGCCCAAATCCAAACTGATGGTTAAACTTGTAATGTAGCCAATTTCAGGTGGAATTGGACCAGAGAGGCTGTTGAAGCTCAAATCAAGCAGGGTTAGCTTCTGCAAGTTCCGGATGGATTTGGGGATGGACCCAGTTAGTAGATTGTTGTTGAGGATGAGCTTGTTCAAGTAACTGAAGTTCCCAAAACTCCATGGAATTCCGCCTGTGAAGCTGTTTCGACTGAGATCAAGCTGCTCCAAATTCACCAGCTCCCCTAGTTGGGAGGGAATTTCCCCAGTTATGTAATTATTGTGCACATCCAGCAACTCAAGAACTGTGATGTTGGCAATCTCATGAGGGAGGCGACCAGAGAAATGGTTCATGTACAAGTCAAGAAAGACGAGGTTCTGCAATTGGCCTATCTCCTTGGGAATCTGGCCTGAAAGCTGGTTTTCCCCAAGCCTCAATCTCACTAAGGACTGACAATTCGAAACACTTCGTGGCAGTCGTCCTGATAATGAATTCCCAAGGAGCAGTAGCTTGCTTAGCTTCTTCAAACCGAAAATCTCTTCCGGGATTGACCCAGTGAGCTTGTTCCTCGAAAGGTCAAGTGCATAGAGCTCAGTACAGTTCCCAAAAGAGGATGGTATGGTTCCAGACACCAAATTACCCCACAAGAAGAAACTCTGCAGATATTTCAAGTAGCCAACCTGCCATGGAATTGGGCCAGATAGTTGGTTCTTATCAAGCTGAAGAGCGGTAAGACTTGTACAGTTGCTCAACTGCCATGGAATCAAACCAGTGAGCGAATTGTCCGACAGATGAAGCTGCTCAAGAACCACTAGCTTCCCCAAGTCTCCAGGGATTTCCCCGGAAAGTTCATTTGCAGAGGCGTCAAGGATAACAAGCGATGAACAATTGGAAAGGTCAGGTGGGATGGGTCCTGTGAGTGAATTACCCCACAGAAGCAAACTAGTAAGCTTCTGCAACCTGCCCAGCTGAGGAGGGATCGAACCAGTAAGCTTGTTCATATGCAGGTACAAGTTCCTGAGCTCTGAACACAGCCCAAGTTCAGGTGGAACTGACCCGAATACCTCAGTATCATAAAGGGCCAAAGTCTGGAGATTGATTAGGTTCCCAAATGTAGGCGGTATCACACCGGAAAGTCCAGTGGCTGCCGCACCAAACGTGGTGAGATTAGTAAGTAATCCTAACTGGGGTGGAATCTCTCCAGTCAGATAAGGGTTGCCCCCAATTCGAAACTGTTGGAGAGACACCAAAGAGCCTAATTGGAACGGTATGGACCCATTGAGAAGATTGTCTTGGAGACAAAGGACTTGCAATGAAGATAGGTTAGCAAGCTGCTGAGGTATGCTACCAGACAATCTATTGGAGTTCAAGAAGAGAAACTCAAGCGATGAGAGCCCTCCCAGTTGTGGAGGAATTGGACCAGAAAGAGAGTTAGAGGAGAGGTCTAGCAGGCGAAGATGAGAGAGTAGGCCAAAGGAAGGAGGAATTGTACCAGAGACATTGGTGGAGGAGAGGTTGAGGAGTTGCAGAAATGAGAGAGACGACAGTTGAGATGGCAATGAAGAGAGGTTGAGGAATGTGTTGGGTAGAGAGAGTGAGATAACCCTGTCTTGTGGAGAGCATGTAATGCCTTGCCATGCACATGGGGTCGAGCTTGATGGGTTCCATGAGGAGAGCACAGCCGATGATGACTTTGAAGAAGGGTCTGCAGCAgcaagaagagagagaagagccTGCCCATCAGGAGACAGAGAGGTGACCAGGGTTTGAGCCATGGTTGCCCAAAGGAAGAACAAGAAGAACAGTGGAGAGGATGTAAGAAAACAGgcttttttctccatttttgggCTCTGTGACAAagatagcaaatgggtttgaagAATCAGAACTGGTGGTCCTATTAGCGGCTCTGCTATCGGTGGTGGTGGCGCTGAAAGTCCACTCTAGGAGACAACATGCATGTGAGGGAGGGTTTTGTGGAGGTGGGGATGCTTGAGTTTCACACTAGCTGTTGAACCCATGCATGTGAGCAAAAAAGATAGTGCTAGCTTCTCTTAAGTGGAAAACAGTACTGTTGAACACACACAAAGTTATTGCTCAAGAGTCTCAACTCCCTTACCGGAAAAAAGCCCTCCTGCTCCCTCAACCGCCGGATGTTGTGCTAGTGGAGGTGCTGCTAGTCAGTGGTCATACAATGGTGAAGATGACAACCTCAAACTCAAGCCCTTCTAGGGTTTACTCCATGAATGCTGGCCATCATATTCTGTGTCTCATCACTCCC is drawn from Vitis riparia cultivar Riparia Gloire de Montpellier isolate 1030 chromosome 18, EGFV_Vit.rip_1.0, whole genome shotgun sequence and contains these coding sequences:
- the LOC117906115 gene encoding probable LRR receptor-like serine/threonine-protein kinase At1g34110, which translates into the protein MEKKACFLTSSPLFFLFFLWATMAQTLVTSLSPDGQALLSLLAAADPSSKSSSAVLSSWNPSSSTPCAWQGITCSPQDRVISLSLPNTFLNLSSLPSQLSSLSFLQLLNLSSTNVSGTIPPSFGLLSHLRLLDLSSNSLSGPIPPQLGGLSSLEFLFLNSNRLSGSIPQQLANLSSLQVLCLQDNLLNGSIPFQLGSLVSLQQFRIGGNPYLTGEIPPQLGLLTNLTTFGAAATGLSGVIPPTFGNLINLQTLALYDTEVFGSVPPELGLCSELRNLYLHMNKLTGSIPPQLGRLQKLTSLLLWGNSLTGPIPPDLSNCSSLVILDASANELSGEIPGDLGKLVVLEQLHLSDNSLTGLIPWQLSNCTSLTALQLDKNQLSGPIPWQVGYLKYLQSFFLWGNLVSGTIPSSFGNCTELYALDLSRNKLTGSIPEEIFGLKKLSKLLLLGNSLSGRLPRSVSNCQSLVRLRLGENQLSGQIPKEIGQLQNLVFLDLYMNHFSGRLPHEIANITVLELLDVHNNYITGEIPSQLGELVNLEQLDLSRNSFTGGIPWSFGNFSYLNKLILNNNLLTGSIPKSIRNLQKLTLLDLSFNSLSGPIPPEIGYITSLTISLDLGSNGFTGELPETMSGLTQLQSLDLSQNMLYGKIGVLGLLTSLTSLNISYNNFSGPIPVTTFFRTLSSTSYLENPRLCQSVDGYTCSSGLARRNGMKSAKTAALICVILASVIMSVIASWILVTRNHKYMVEKSSGTSASSSGAEDFSYPWTFIPFQKLNFTIDNILDCLKDENVIGKGCSGVVYKAEMPNGELIAVKKLWKTMKDGDPVDSFASEIQILGHIRHRNIVKLLGYCSNKCVKLLLYNYISNGNLQQLLQGNRNLDWEIRYKIAVGSAQGLAYLHHDCLPTILHRDVKCNNILLDSKYEAYLADFGLAKLMISPNYHQAISRVAGSYGYIAPEYGYTMNITEKSDVYSYGVVLLEILSGRSAVEPQAGGGLHIVEWVKKKMGSFEPAASVLDSKLQGLPDQMIQEMLQTLGIAMFCVNSSPVERPTMKEVVALLMEVKSPPEEWGKTSQPLIKGSSNQS